The following proteins are co-located in the Dyadobacter chenwenxiniae genome:
- a CDS encoding VanZ family protein → MEKTVSRGLLVIYLVILIWFVLFKLTFSIPSLLAGANRTLNLIPFAAPAIKNGRVNYGEMIMNCVIFIPFGLLLSASFKKAKFLPKLGFILAFSFIVELLQYIFGIGATDITDLITNTLGGFLGLQLYDLSNKYISSKNLDRAIIVIGILLLLASLFMRFIFIILR, encoded by the coding sequence ATGGAAAAAACAGTATCCAGGGGATTGCTGGTAATATATTTAGTGATATTGATATGGTTTGTGCTCTTCAAGTTGACATTCAGTATTCCGTCCCTGCTTGCCGGTGCAAACAGAACACTCAACCTGATTCCATTTGCTGCGCCTGCCATCAAAAATGGCCGAGTCAATTATGGAGAAATGATTATGAATTGTGTGATCTTCATTCCATTCGGTTTGCTTTTGAGCGCCAGTTTTAAAAAAGCCAAATTCCTACCAAAGCTCGGTTTTATACTTGCATTCAGCTTCATAGTGGAGCTGCTTCAATACATATTCGGAATTGGGGCAACGGATATAACCGACTTAATCACAAATACTTTGGGTGGATTTCTCGGACTTCAACTCTACGATTTGAGCAATAAATATATTTCAAGTAAAAATTTAGACCGGGCCATCATCGTCATCGGAATACTCCTGCTCCTCGCTTCCCTGTTTATGCGATTTATTTTTATAATTCTGCGGTAA
- a CDS encoding helix-turn-helix domain-containing protein gives METVLERPTKREQKMASESVTNFTSAISRRKSDTVNIRIQESEELFTIPRRALEFLSHILSIMAEGKAISVFPSESELSTQQAADILHVSRPHIVKLLEQGVIPFKKAGSHRRILLEDLMKHAAMQKETTRKSLKFLVEQAQDLNLGYE, from the coding sequence ATGGAAACTGTATTAGAAAGGCCAACAAAACGAGAACAGAAAATGGCAAGCGAATCGGTAACAAACTTTACTTCTGCGATATCGAGGCGAAAGTCCGATACTGTCAACATTAGGATTCAGGAAAGTGAGGAATTGTTTACGATACCCAGGAGAGCGCTCGAATTTCTTTCACATATCCTGTCTATAATGGCAGAGGGGAAGGCGATTTCAGTATTCCCATCTGAATCTGAACTTAGTACGCAGCAAGCTGCCGACATTCTCCATGTGTCCCGGCCACATATTGTGAAGCTGCTCGAACAAGGAGTTATTCCATTCAAAAAAGCAGGCAGTCACAGGAGGATTTTGCTGGAAGACCTCATGAAACATGCCGCAATGCAAAAAGAAACAACAAGAAAAAGCCTTAAATTTCTTGTCGAACAGGCGCAGGATTTAAATCTGGGTTACGAATGA
- a CDS encoding PIN domain-containing protein, which yields MIHSARFVAILDACVLYPAPIRDLLLYLADAELYTPKWTDKIHEEWTQSLLKKRSDISSEQLRKTIAAMHNAFPDANVLNYQSLMKSLELPDPNDAHVLAAAVRCNADVLVTANIKDFPKEYLQQFDIEPQHPDVFISNLIELNPDNTLKAFENQVGNLRKPSLTACAVLDKLEKVGLIKTSSMFLRLMQSL from the coding sequence ATGATTCATTCCGCGAGGTTTGTAGCAATCCTCGACGCCTGCGTGCTTTATCCAGCACCAATACGGGACTTGCTGCTATACCTTGCAGATGCGGAATTGTACACTCCAAAATGGACTGACAAAATTCACGAAGAATGGACGCAGAGCTTGCTGAAGAAGAGGTCGGATATTTCATCCGAACAACTGCGAAAAACGATCGCCGCTATGCATAATGCCTTTCCCGATGCCAATGTATTGAACTACCAGTCGCTAATGAAATCGCTTGAGTTGCCAGATCCCAATGACGCACATGTCCTTGCCGCAGCTGTGCGCTGTAATGCCGATGTCCTTGTAACTGCCAATATAAAAGACTTTCCAAAGGAATACCTGCAACAATTTGATATTGAGCCACAACACCCGGATGTTTTTATTTCAAACCTGATCGAATTAAACCCGGATAATACTTTGAAAGCATTTGAAAATCAGGTCGGGAATTTGAGAAAACCATCTCTAACAGCATGTGCGGTTCTTGACAAACTGGAAAAAGTAGGTTTGATAAAAACATCTAGCATGTTTCTGCGGCTGATGCAATCACTCTAG
- the tcmP gene encoding three-Cys-motif partner protein TcmP, whose translation MQRDLHAKPFDEGTRSKLAIFRDYLREWLPVFFARKETIWHTINIYDFFSGPGSDNYGNKGTPLIILDELSPYFQTIIDKQLIVNLYFNEYDKDKYKSLRDIVLTENGEVPPYSCKITNLDFKIAFDFEYPTMCRSKSVNLLFLDQTGVKHINEEVFSKIIHLRQTDFLFFISSSTIKRFVDHPSISQYIKLSSEDIERTPYHKIHRLVLEYYKSLIPRNKDYYLASFSLKKMQVYMD comes from the coding sequence ATGCAAAGAGATTTACATGCAAAGCCCTTTGATGAAGGAACAAGATCTAAACTAGCAATTTTTCGAGATTACCTGAGGGAGTGGTTACCAGTTTTTTTTGCTCGAAAAGAGACTATTTGGCATACCATTAATATTTATGATTTCTTTTCTGGTCCCGGTTCGGATAACTATGGAAACAAAGGAACACCATTGATAATACTGGACGAACTTAGTCCATACTTTCAGACGATAATTGATAAACAACTGATAGTCAACTTATATTTTAACGAGTATGATAAGGATAAATACAAATCATTACGCGATATTGTTTTGACTGAAAACGGAGAGGTGCCTCCTTATTCTTGTAAGATTACTAATCTGGATTTTAAAATCGCATTTGACTTCGAGTACCCAACTATGTGTCGTAGTAAAAGTGTTAATTTACTCTTTCTGGATCAAACCGGAGTTAAGCACATTAATGAAGAAGTTTTCTCAAAGATTATTCATTTGAGGCAGACAGACTTTTTATTTTTTATATCCTCTTCTACCATAAAAAGATTTGTTGATCATCCTTCGATATCACAGTACATAAAGCTAAGTAGTGAAGACATTGAAAGAACACCGTATCATAAGATACATCGTTTGGTGTTAGAATACTATAAAAGCCTTATACCAAGAAATAAGGATTATTATCTCGCTTCGTTTTCGTTGAAAAAAATGCAGGTTTATATGGATTAA
- a CDS encoding DUF5131 family protein, producing MAQSSIEWTEMTWNPTTGCTKISTGCKFCYAEIMSKRLQAMGIEKYKDNFEVRTHEDSLSTPYTWKNSKVVFVNSMSDLFHKEIPLNFIKKVFEVMNENPQHVFQVLTKRADRLLELHKELKWSHNIWMGVSVENENVTSRIDYLRETRAKVKFLSCEPLLGPLSNLNLTGIDWVIVGGESGHKPRAMNIDWVLDIQQQCKDSDVAFFFKQWGGKNKKESGRLLNGRTYDEMPEILLQESV from the coding sequence ATGGCACAATCAAGTATTGAATGGACAGAAATGACCTGGAATCCTACAACTGGATGCACGAAAATCTCTACTGGATGCAAATTTTGTTATGCGGAAATCATGTCCAAGAGATTGCAAGCAATGGGAATTGAAAAATATAAAGACAATTTTGAAGTTAGGACGCATGAAGATTCTCTCTCGACTCCATACACATGGAAAAACTCGAAAGTTGTATTTGTGAATTCAATGAGCGACTTGTTTCACAAAGAAATTCCCCTCAATTTTATTAAGAAAGTTTTTGAAGTGATGAACGAGAATCCGCAGCACGTATTTCAGGTTTTAACCAAAAGAGCGGACAGGTTGTTAGAACTTCATAAAGAATTGAAATGGAGTCATAACATTTGGATGGGAGTTTCAGTTGAAAATGAAAATGTTACGAGCAGGATCGATTATTTGCGGGAAACAAGAGCAAAAGTGAAATTTCTATCTTGCGAACCTTTATTAGGTCCTTTATCCAATTTAAACCTTACCGGGATTGATTGGGTCATTGTTGGCGGTGAAAGCGGGCACAAGCCTAGAGCAATGAATATAGATTGGGTTTTGGATATACAACAACAATGTAAAGATAGCGATGTAGCATTTTTCTTTAAACAATGGGGCGGAAAGAACAAAAAGGAGAGTGGAAGACTATTAAACGGCAGAACATATGACGAAATGCCTGAAATTTTGTTACAAGAAAGCGTTTAA
- a CDS encoding VOC family protein, with product MTNVDFYIQAFGAIELRRVSNSDGSIHVSELSIGGAIFHLHEETADPKAFCPKRHDGTTVTIGLFVADVDAVMNQASAAGGEVISPAQDYDYGYRQGKIRDPFGHIWMIEAEI from the coding sequence ATCACGAATGTTGATTTTTACATACAAGCGTTCGGAGCTATTGAACTGCGGAGAGTCTCTAACAGCGACGGGAGTATACACGTTTCGGAGTTGTCAATCGGCGGTGCTATTTTCCATCTACATGAAGAAACCGCTGACCCGAAAGCTTTTTGCCCGAAACGCCACGATGGGACCACTGTAACGATCGGGCTCTTTGTTGCGGATGTGGATGCAGTTATGAATCAGGCAAGTGCCGCTGGCGGAGAAGTCATTTCGCCCGCTCAGGATTATGACTACGGCTACCGCCAGGGCAAGATTAGGGACCCATTTGGGCACATTTGGATGATTGAGGCAGAGATTTAA
- a CDS encoding ABC transporter permease translates to MKNEKHISPPRWADKLFKILCPPELFEELQGDLHEQFELDVKRVGVKAAKSIYASETLKFAKPYFLKKRILTPKKADRRPLTADRPKMPIADSRQQTAKLAMLQNYLTTARRTLARHKSYTLINVLGLVLGMSCGILIFSLVNYHLGFDSFHEKSDRIYRVTSELRNETVSKYGTIPQPIAAAMRNDFSFVEKASMLINFGATISIPAVRNNPKFSDGIAYTEPSFFEIMDFPLVAGDKKTMLSQPNTAVITEQLAEKYFHSEEAIGKTFRVDNKTDFTVTGVIKNLPENTDIRQEIFLSYVTISQTQPWLNNWGGIYSGTQAFVLLKPGTDFGKAQEAMAGISKKYYDAKDAKEFRFFLQPLPDMHLNEELGGAIAQSQLVALSLVAIFLIITACVNFINLATAQALGRSKEIGVRKVMGSMKSQLFWQFIIETALITVIAFVFAIALAYIALPYMNEMLSTRVTLDLLQDFNQPLFIICLLVIVTFISGSYPGLVLAGFQPITALKGKLTQNQIGGFSIRKGLVITQFAISQTLLIGTIVVASQMRFNNEADMGFKKDAIVMLPVPETSPAKTSAMRARLSQLPEVEKIAFCEAPPASPDGNFNTGIRYASRAEDEKFTIYLKSGDPEYISMFGLQLVAGRNLAQSDTVREYLLNETAVKKLGVKPEEAIGKNVNINNADGIIVGVMKDFHNFSFRSKIEPVCLTTRSDHYGRVALKISGQNVPKALASLEKIWNETNAEYIYSYQFLDDHLTYFYGNDELMLKLMWIFAAIAIFIGCLGLYGLISFMAAQKTKEIGVRKTLGAGVGSIVWLFGKQFAQLLVIAFLIAAPIGWWLMNKYLADFQYHIDLNATIFLAAIGITFLIAIVTVGYRSMKAALMNPVKALRSE, encoded by the coding sequence TCGAGCTAGATGTAAAAAGAGTAGGAGTAAAGGCCGCAAAGAGCATATATGCATCAGAAACCCTAAAATTCGCCAAACCCTATTTCCTAAAAAAACGAATCCTAACCCCAAAAAAGGCCGACCGCCGACCGCTGACTGCCGACCGCCCAAAAATGCCGATTGCCGACAGCCGACAGCAGACAGCCAAACTCGCCATGCTCCAAAACTACCTCACCACCGCCCGGCGCACCCTTGCCCGCCACAAATCCTATACGCTCATCAACGTCCTTGGCTTGGTGTTGGGAATGAGCTGCGGGATACTTATTTTTTCACTTGTCAATTACCACCTTGGTTTTGACAGCTTTCACGAAAAAAGCGACCGCATTTACCGCGTCACTTCTGAGCTGCGCAATGAAACCGTCAGCAAATACGGCACTATTCCTCAGCCGATAGCAGCGGCCATGCGGAACGATTTTTCCTTCGTGGAAAAAGCATCAATGCTCATCAATTTTGGTGCGACTATTTCAATCCCTGCGGTCAGGAACAACCCCAAGTTCAGTGACGGTATTGCATATACGGAGCCTTCGTTTTTTGAGATCATGGATTTTCCCCTCGTCGCCGGAGACAAGAAAACCATGCTCTCGCAGCCCAACACTGCCGTTATTACCGAACAGCTCGCCGAGAAATATTTTCACAGCGAAGAGGCGATCGGTAAAACCTTCCGGGTAGATAACAAGACCGATTTCACCGTCACGGGCGTCATTAAAAACCTGCCCGAGAACACCGACATCCGCCAGGAAATCTTTCTTTCATACGTCACCATCAGCCAAACCCAGCCCTGGCTCAACAACTGGGGAGGTATTTATAGCGGCACCCAGGCTTTTGTCCTGCTGAAACCTGGCACAGACTTTGGTAAAGCCCAGGAAGCAATGGCTGGAATTTCAAAGAAATATTACGATGCGAAAGACGCAAAAGAATTTCGGTTCTTTTTACAGCCACTTCCGGACATGCATCTAAACGAAGAGCTGGGAGGCGCCATTGCGCAAAGTCAGCTCGTGGCGCTCTCACTTGTCGCCATTTTCCTGATCATTACCGCCTGCGTCAATTTCATCAACCTCGCCACCGCGCAGGCATTGGGCCGGAGCAAGGAAATCGGCGTTCGGAAAGTGATGGGAAGTATGAAATCACAGCTTTTCTGGCAGTTTATCATCGAAACGGCCCTCATTACCGTCATCGCGTTCGTCTTCGCGATCGCCCTGGCTTACATCGCGCTCCCGTATATGAACGAAATGCTGTCGACCCGGGTCACGCTGGATTTGTTGCAGGATTTCAATCAACCACTTTTCATTATCTGCCTGCTCGTCATAGTCACTTTCATTTCCGGCTCTTATCCGGGACTGGTACTCGCAGGTTTTCAGCCGATTACCGCGTTAAAAGGGAAGTTAACCCAAAATCAGATCGGCGGTTTTTCCATTCGCAAAGGTCTTGTTATTACGCAGTTCGCCATTTCGCAGACGCTCCTAATCGGTACCATTGTAGTGGCCAGCCAGATGCGGTTCAATAATGAGGCCGATATGGGTTTTAAAAAGGATGCCATCGTGATGCTGCCTGTACCCGAGACTTCACCTGCCAAAACCAGCGCGATGCGCGCCCGGCTTTCACAATTGCCCGAGGTAGAAAAGATCGCTTTCTGTGAAGCGCCGCCTGCCTCGCCAGATGGTAATTTTAATACCGGCATACGCTACGCATCGCGCGCCGAGGATGAGAAATTTACAATTTACCTCAAATCCGGCGATCCTGAATACATTTCCATGTTTGGGTTGCAACTGGTAGCGGGGCGAAATCTCGCGCAATCAGATACAGTTCGGGAATATCTGCTAAATGAAACGGCCGTGAAAAAGCTGGGTGTAAAACCGGAGGAGGCGATCGGTAAAAATGTGAATATCAATAACGCCGACGGCATCATTGTGGGTGTGATGAAAGACTTTCATAATTTCTCTTTCCGCTCCAAGATCGAGCCGGTTTGCCTCACCACCCGGTCCGACCATTATGGCCGCGTGGCGCTCAAAATCAGCGGACAAAATGTGCCCAAAGCCCTCGCTTCCCTCGAAAAGATCTGGAACGAAACCAATGCAGAGTACATCTATTCCTACCAGTTTCTGGACGATCACCTGACCTATTTTTACGGAAACGACGAGCTGATGCTGAAACTCATGTGGATCTTCGCCGCCATCGCGATCTTCATCGGCTGCCTCGGCCTGTACGGTCTGATTTCCTTCATGGCCGCCCAAAAAACCAAAGAAATTGGCGTTCGCAAAACCCTAGGCGCCGGCGTAGGAAGCATCGTCTGGCTCTTCGGCAAACAATTCGCCCAGCTCCTCGTCATCGCCTTCCTCATCGCCGCCCCCATCGGCTGGTGGCTGATGAACAAATACTTAGCTGATTTTCAGTATCACATCGATTTGAATGCTACTATTTTCTTAGCGGCGATTGGGATAACTTTTTTGATTGCGATTGTGACGGTTGGGTATCGGTCGATGAAGGCGGCGTTGATGAATCCGGTGAAGGCGCTTAGGAGTGAGTGA